From a region of the Phaseolus vulgaris cultivar G19833 chromosome 6, P. vulgaris v2.0, whole genome shotgun sequence genome:
- the LOC137832618 gene encoding mediator of RNA polymerase II transcription subunit 16-like isoform X4: MNQIAATKEPEEGSQKTNEAVSCEEEDPMEQESVIPATVFCIRLRQPKSNLLYKMSVPEICRNFSAVSWCGKLNAIACASETCARIPSSTGNPPFWIPIHIMIPERPTECAVFNVIADSPRDSVQFIEWSPTCCPRALLIANFHGRVTIWTQPSQGPANLVLDTSCWLREHEWRQDIAVVTKWLSGVSLYRWFSSKQSAPANSRSTFEEKFLSQQCQTSARWPNFLCVCSVFSSGTLQLHWSQWPPPNATPPKWFCSSKGPLGCGPSGIMAGDAIITESGAMHVAGVPIVNPSTIVVWEVMPGPGNGFQVIPRTSTNNSVPPPISSPNWIGFAPLAAYLFSWQDYQLSEEKQGKNQTNQNLGGSIPLHCSPVSNFSAYVSPEAAAQSAATTTWGSGVTAVAFDPTCGGSVIAVVIAEGQYMSPYDPDEGPSITGWRVQRWESSLQHVVLHPIFGNPTSSMGGQPPMQTVWQTKVDLSIPPTNDFKNHQAPAGGMNTDIQKVAEFGFDKSKRVYFDPFDLPSDVRTLARIVYSAHGGEIGIAFLRGGVHIFSGPNFAPIDNYQIGVGSAIAAPAFSSTSCCSASVWHDTSKDQTILKIIRVLPPAIPSSQVKTNSSYWERAIAERFWWSLLVGVDWWDAVGCTQSAAEDGIVSLNSVIAVLDADFHSLPSAQHRQQYCPSLDRIKCRLLEGANAQEVRAMVLDMQARLLLDMLGKGIESALINPSALVPDPWQVSSETLSSIDPEAVAVEPALVPCVQAYVDSVLDLASHFITRLRRYASFCRTLASHAVTAGSGNNRNVVASPTQSSATPATSQGGQNGTTSSSGSTQMQAWVQGAIAKISNTTDGVSNPAPNPPISGPSSFMPISINTGTFPGTPAVRLIGDCHFLHRLCQLLLFCFFFRRTQLPRYVGGVQRTTDTNTQKPQSSASAPGKVEETVKPGSTLARPDDGQAGRVNQLVPAPKGGEEPSPGRSRIGTGNAGQGYTFEEVKVLFLVLMDLCRRTAGLQHPLPVSQVGSNNIQVRLHYIDGNYTVLPEVVEASLGPHMQNMPRPRGADAAGLLLRELELHPPAEEWHRRNMFGGPWSDLDDLDSTNEAPKLVNLDFSSLKSCDVYDGANGLLPRKRRMSERDAAFGLNTSVGLGAYLGIMGSRRDVVTALWKTGLEGIWYKVLLNFLISVWLLFGTVYKMSAADLCFCLPSLHQSS; the protein is encoded by the exons ATGAATCAAATTGCTGCTACAAAGGAGCCAGAGGAGGGTTCCCAGAAGACGAATGAAGCAGTGAGTTGCGAAGAAGAGGATCCAATGGAGCAGGAATCAGTCATCCCTGCCACCGTCTTCTGCATTAGGCTCCGCCAACCGAAGTCCAATTTGCTCTACAAAATGAGTGtccctgaaatttgtcgcaaTTTCAG TGCTGTTTCCTGGTGTGGAAAACTGAATGCTATAGCTTGTGCTTCAGAAACGTGTGCAAGAATACCAAG CTCAACTGGAAATCCACCATTTTGGATTCCTATACACATTATGATCCCAGAGAGGCCGACTGAGTGTGCAGTATTCAATGTCATTGCAG ATTCTCCTCGCGATTCTGTCCAGTTCATTGAATGGTCCCCCACCTGTTGTCCCCGTGCATTATTGATAGCAAATTTCCACGGGAGGGTAACTATTTGGACTCAACCGTCTCAA GGGCCAGCTAATCTTGTACTCGATACTAGCTGCTGGCTGCGAGAGCATGAGTGGCGACAAGATATTGCAGTTGTTACAAAGTGGCTCTCTGGCGTCTCCCTG tATAGGTGGTTTTCATCTAAACAAAGTGCTCCTGCCAATTCAAGGTCAACATTTGAAGAAAAGTTTCTTTCACAACAATGTCAAACGTCAG CTAGATGGCCCAATTTTCTCTGTGTCTGCTCTGTGTTCTCATCAGGCACTCTTCAACTTCATTGGTCCCAGTGGCCTCCTCCGAATGCAACCCCACCCAAATGGTTTTGCTCTAGTAAAGGACCATTGGGTTGTGGCCCCAGTGGCATTATGGCTGGTGATGCTATCATTACAGAGAGTGGTGCCATGCATGTGGCAGGTGTGCCAATTGTTAATCCATCCACCATTGTTGTTTGGGAGGTTATGCCTGGGCCTGGTAATGGTTTCCAAGTAATTCCAAGAACAAGTACCAATAATAGTGTCCCACCTCCTATTAGCTCACCCAATTGGATTGGTTTTGCACCTTTAGCTGCATATTTATTTAGTTGGCAAGATTATCAATTATCCGAAGAAAAACAAGGGAAAAACCAGACAAACCAAAACCTTGGTGGTTCTATACCACTTCACTGTTCACCAGTTTCAAATTTTTCTGCATATGTGAGTCCTGAAGCTGCAGCTCAATCTGCAGCAACCACTACATGGGGCTCTGGTGTAACAGCAGTAGCCTTTGATCCAACTTGTGGTGGTTCTGTGATAGCTGTTGTGATAGCTGAGG gACAATACATGTCCCCTTACGACCCAGACGAGGGTCCATCAATCACAGGGTGGAGAGTGCAACGCTGGGAGTCATCTTTACAGCATGTTGTACTCCATCCAATATTTGGGAATCCTACTTCCAGTATGGGTGGACAGCCTCCTATGCAAACTGTATGGCAGACCAAAGTGGACCTGAGCATTCCACCAACAAATGATTTCAAGAATCATCAAGCACCTGCAGGTGGAATGAACACAGATATACAAAAGGTAGCAGAGTTTGGTTTTGATAAATCAAAAAGGGTCTATTTTGATCCTTTTGATCTTCCAAGTGATGTTAGGACACTTGCACGAATTGTATACTCTGCTCACGGTGGTGAAATTGGCATTGCTTTTTTGCGTGGTGGAGTCCACATCTTTTCTGGTCCAAATTTTGCTCCTATAGACAACTATCAGATTGGTGTAGGATCTGCAATTGCAGCTCCTGCTTTTTCTTCAACAAGCTGTTGTTCAGCTTCTGTTTGGCATGACACAAGCAAGGATCAgacaattttgaaaataatccGGGTTCTCCCTCCTGCTATTCCAAGTAGTCAAGTAAAGACCAACTCGTCATACTGGGAGCGTGCAATTGCTGAAAG GTTTTGGTGGAGCCTTTTGGTTGGAGTTGATTGGTGGGATGCTGTGGGCTGTACACAGAGTGCTGCTGAGGATGGTATTG TTTCACTTAACAGTGTTATTGCAGTCTTGGATGCAGATTTCCATTCTCTTCCTTCTGCTCAGCATAGACAACAGTATTGTCCT AGTCTAGACAGAATAAAGTGTAGGCTGCTTGAAGGGGCAAATGCTCAAGAGGTCAGGGCAATGGTTCTGGATATGCAAGCTAGGTTGTTATTGGATATGCTTGGGAAGGGAATTGAGTCTGCTTTGATAAATCCTTCAGCTTTAGTGCCCGATCCATGGCAAGTATCTAGTGAGACATTATCGAGCATTGACCCTGAAGCAGTGGCTGTTGAACCTGCACTAGTTCCATGTGTTCAG GCTTATGTTGATTCAGTTCTCGATCTAGCTTCACACTTTATCACACGGTTGCGGCGCTATGCTAGTTTCTGCCGTACATTGGCAAGCCATGCTGTGACTGCAGGGTCCGGAAACAACAGAAATGTGGTTGCTAGTCCTACCCAAAGTTCTGCAACTCCTGCAACAAGTCAGG GGGGTCAAAATGGGACAACCAGTTCTAGTGGAAGCACACAGATGCAAGCTTGGGTACAAGGGGCCATTGCTAAGATTAGTAACACAACTGATGGAGTATCCAACCCAGCTCCTAATCCCCCTATCAGTGGTCCTTCCTCTTTTATGCCCATTAGCATTAATACAGGAACTTTTCCTGGAACACCTGCAGTTCGACTCATAGGGGACTGTCATTTTCTCCATAGATTATGCCAACTGTTGCTCTTCTGTTTTTTCTTCCGACGGACACAACTACCCCGATATGTGGGGGGTGTACAGAGAACTACAGACACAAATACACAAAAGCCTCAATCCAGTGCTTCTGCTCCTGGCAAGGTGGAGGAAACTGTAAAACCAGGGTCAACTTTGGCTAGGCCAGATGATGGTCAGGCTGGTCGAGTTAATCAGCTTGTGCCTGCACCAAAAGGAGGTGAAGAACCATCTCCAGGGCGTTCAAGAATTGGTACTGGAAATGCCGGCCAAGGATATACATTTGAAGAG GTCAAGGTTCTTTTTCTAGTACTTATGGATCTATGTCGCCGAACTGCTGGTTTGCAACACCCATTGCCAGTTTCTCAAGTGGGGAGTAATAACATTCAGGTTCGGCTGCATTATATTGATGGAAACTACACTGTACTGCCCGAGGTTGTGGAAGCATCCCTTGGCCCCCATATGCAG AACATGCCCCGTCCTAGAGGTGCTGACGCTGCCGGTCTTCTACTACGTGAGCTAGAACTCCATCCTCCAGCCGAAGAGTGGCATAGGCGGAATATGTTCGGTGGACCTTGGTCTGATTTAGATGATTTGGATTCTACAAATGAAGCACCAAAACTTGTTAATCTTGATTTCAGCTCATTGAAATCTTGTGATGTCTACGATGGTGCCAATGGCTTATTGCCAAGGAAACGCAGGATGTCTGAACGAGATGCAGCTTTTGGGTTGAACACTTCCGTGGGCCTGGGAGCATACCTGGGTATAATGGGATCTCGAAGAGATGTTGTTACTGCATTGTGGAAAACTGGCCTTGAAGGAATCTGGTATAAG GTACTACTTAATTTTCTCATCTCTGTTTGGCTTCTGTTTGGTACAGTGTATAAGATGTCTGCGGCAGACTTGTGCTTTTGCCTCCCCAGCCTCCACCAATCTTCCTAG